In Cytophagia bacterium CHB2, the genomic window TCATTCGCCAATTTTTCCGCTTGTTCCTGCACTGCCGCCGTTTTTTCGGAACGCACCATGGCAACGGAGAGATCCGTCAAATCACGAATCATGGATTCGACGTCGCGGCCAACATAGCCGACTTCGGTGAATTTGGAAGCCTCGACTTTAATGAACGGCGCTTTTGCCAGACGCGAGAGCCGCCGCGCGATTTCAGTTTTACCCACGCCGGTAGGCCCGATGAGTATGATGTTGTTCGGCATGATTTCTTCGCGCAGATTTTCCGGAACATGCTGCCGGCGCCAGCGATTGCGCAATGCGATTGCCACCGAACGTTTGGCCTTATCCTGCCCGATAATGTATTTGTCCAACTCGAGCACGATTTGTCGTGGCGTTAGTTTTTCCATCTCGTCCACTGCTGCTTTTTCTCCGAATAGTAGTTTATCCATAATTAAGTTCTTCGATCATGAGGTTTTTGTTGGTGTAGATGCAAATATCCGCCGCAATGTTCATCGCCTCCTCGACGATTTGCCGTGCCGAGAGATTCGAATAGCGCGCCAGCGCGCGCGCGGAGGCCATGGCATAACCGCCGCCCGAGCCGATTGCGATGATGCCGTCATCCGGTTCGATGACATCGCCGGTGCCGGAAATGACAAAGGTTTTTTCCTTGTCCATCACAACAAGCTGTGCTTCAAGGCGACGCAAATAGCGATCGGTACGCCATTCTTTCGCCAATTCGACGGCGGAACGGCTGAGATTGCCGCGAAACTTGTCCAGGCGCTCTTCGAATTTTTCAAACAGTGCGAAGGCATCGGCAGCGGCGCCGGCAAAGCCGACCAGCACGGAATCCTTGTATAAACGTCGAATTTTTTTGGCGCTCATTTTCAAGACAGTATCGCCATAGGTGACCTGGCCGTCGCCGGCAAGCGCACAACTATTTTTGTGGCGCACGCCCAGAATCGTCGTGGCGTGAATCGGTGGAAACATGTGGAGCCTTTGGATAAAATACAACAACCATGAATTGTAAATGTTGTTTATGCCTCATACGCCTGCACGTCCCGGGATTGGACATCGCAAGCAGCGCGTGCGGATGAGAATTGCAGCAAACTTATGTGTTCAAATCTTGCGGCGCAGGCGCGAAACCGGGATCATCATTTGTTCGCGGTATTTTGCCACGGTGCGCCGCGCAACGTTGAAATTTTCCTTTTTGAGGATGTTGGCGATGGTTTGATCATTCAACGGTTTGTGGGGCGACTCGGCATTGATGATCTCTTGAATCCGCTGCTTGATACGGCGGTTGGACACCTCATCACCGTCATCCGAGCGCAGCCCCTCGCTGAAAAAATACTTCAATTCGAAAACGCCGTGCTCGGTTTGCACGTATTTGCCGTTGGTCACGCGCGAGACGGTGGAAATATCCATGCCGATTTCATCGGCAATATCTTTCAGGATCATCGGCTTGATGTATTGCTTGCCATGCTCGAAAAAGTCGCGCTGCTTCTGCACAATCGCCTCCATCACGCGCAGAATCGTGAGCCGCCGCTGATGAATCGAGTTGATCAGCCAACGCGCCGACTCCAGCCGTTTTTTCACGAACTCGCGCGCCTCGCGCGCCTGCTGGCGGTTCTTGGCGTTCTTCAGCAAAATGTCCTTGTAGCGATTGTTGATGCGCAGATGCGGCACGTTGGAATCGTGCTGAATGATGCGAAATTCGTCGCCGTCACGATCGACCGTTAAATCCGGCACGATGGCGTTATCCTGCGCGGAGAAATAGCCCTCGCCGGGCTTGGGGTTGAGCTGGGTGATTTCATCCATCGCGGCCTTGATGTCATCCAGGCTGATCTCGAGCTTCTTTGCGATTTTTTCGAAACGCTTGTTGGTAAAATCATCGAAACAGGTTTTGATGATTTTAATCGCCAGCTCGTGGCGCGGGTTTTTCTCTTCAAGCTGAATCAACAGGCACTCTTGCAGGGTGCGCGCCGCAATGCCGACCGGATCGAAACGTTGAATCACCCGCAACACTTTTTCCACTTTTTCGATGGTCATGCCGAGATTCTGCGTGATCAATTCCACGGAGCACGCCAGATAGCCGTCCTCATTGATGTTCCATATGATGTATTCCCCGATGGTGATTTCCTCGTCATCCAGGCGCTGCATGTGCAATTGGGTGAGCAGATGCTCCGGCAGAGTTTCTTGCGAAGCTTCTTGCTGTTCGTACACTTCGACGCTGTTGTCGCGCGGGGCCCGGTATTCGTAGTTCTCCTCGTCGCCGAGAATGGCCTCCCAATCAACGTCATCCTTCTCCGGATTTTCCTTCTCGCCTTCTTCGTTGATATTGACTTCTGCCAGCGCTTCTTCGCGCGGTTCTTCTTCTTTTTGCTCCAGCTCGATTTCAATCTCGTCTTCCTGTTCCTGCTCGGTTTCCATCTCCATTTCATCCACGACTTCGAGCAAGGGATTTTGTTCGATCTCCATGCGCAGCTTTTGTTCGAGCATGATCGTCGGCAATTGCAGCAGAGAGGACAGCAATACCTGCTGCGGCGACTGCCGGAGCTGTTGACTCAGTTTTTGCGATAAATTCAGCATGTCGAATGCATCTCCGAAGTTCCTTTCATCTATCCAGACGAAACTTGTCTCCTAAATACAGCTTGCGCGCCTCCGGGTCGTTGGCGAGATACTCGGTCGTGCCGGATTTCAGCACGGTTCCTTCATACAACAAATACGCACGATCGGTGATCGACAGGGTTTCGTGTACATTGTGATCTGTGATCAGCACGCCGATGCCGCGTTGTTTCAAGCCGCGCACGATTTCCTGAATGTCTTCCACCGCAATGGGATCGACGCCGGCAAACGGCTCATCCAGCAAAATAAATTTGGGGTTCGTCACCAACGCGCGCGTAATCTCGACGCGGCGGCGCTCACCGCCCGAGAGCGTGTAGGCGTAATTTTTGGCGAGATGCGAGATCGCCAATTCTTCCAATAATTCAGATAACCGCTGGCGCCGCTCGCGCTGCGACATGGGGCGCGTCTCGAGTATCGCCAGAATGTTCTGCTCGACTGTGAGCCGGCGAAAGATGCTGGGCTCTTGCGACAGATAGCCGACGCCAAGCTGGGCGCGGCGATACATCGGCATGGCCGTTACTTCAACGTCCTCGAGAAATATCTTTCCTTCGGTCGGCCGGATCATGCCGGTGATCATATAAAACGTCGTCGTCTTGCCCGCGCCATTCGGGCCCAACAGGCCGACAATCTCGCCTTGCTTGACCTCGATCGAGACCTGGTTGACGACGCGCCGTTTGTTATAGATTTTGACTAGACGTTCGGAACGCAGCATGTTATAATTTTCATATGCCAAGGCCGGCGCTGTCAGACGACTTCAATTGCCGGCTTTTTTATTTTGCCCGGGCGCAGCGCTGCCGGGAACCGCCGAAAACACCGGCTCATATCTGCCATTCGAGGTGCCGGGATTGCTCTGCACCAACACACGTTTCAGTTCTTTGTTTTCCACAAAGAGAGTGATACGATCACCCTGCACGCGGTTTGTGCCCTTTTCTTTGCCGTCTTCGACGACATAATACACACTTGTTGCCGTTTCTTCAACAACTACTTGATCGGCTTGCTCGTTTTTGAAGTGCGTGGTAATCGTGCCGCCGGAAAGGGCATTGATGCGCTGTCCGCTGCGCACCGAATCGATTGCCGAGGTGGCCGTGGCGTTCCCAGAAACGACGGATTTCACCAGTTTCTGATCGTCGTTAAAAAATAATTCAATTGTTTCGCCTTTGGTTTCCTCGTCTTCGCGCCAGGCGACTGGCTCGCGCCTAAGCTCCAGACGCTTTTCATCACGAAAATATTCCGCTTCGCCGCATGTGGCGCGTGTTTCTTGTCGCGTTATCTCAACCTTGTCGGTAACTTTGGCGCGGCTGCCTCCGCCAAACATTTCGATCATGTCGCCGGTGATGCGCATGTTCTCCTCGCCCAGGGAATCCAGCTCGACCAGCACCGGCGTGATCGTGGCTTTGGCATATTCATCGCGGCGGCGATATTCGGCTCTGCCGCAGGTGAGCCGCACGCGCTTGTCACGCTGCGTCATGATCACTTCCCGCTCGGCAATGACCAGGCTGTCGCGTTCAAAGTATGTGACTTTGTGGGCGGTCAATTCGCTGGACTCGTCATTCATGATGACATTGCCAATGGCTTCCTGCACGCGGCGATCTTCGAAATAATTTACGCGTGCGGCGCGCAAGCGTTTCTTGCCCTCCTGCACCTCAACATTCCCGAGCAACTCGACGAGATTGCGTTCGGGAATCCGGCGGGCGCGATCGCAAACGATCTCCAAGCTGTCTTGCACGAATTTGACATTGCCGATCAGCTCCGTCACGGAAAAGCCGCCCTCGCTCACGGAGCGCCCGGAATCGGCGTGTACCAATTGCAAGCGGCCTGGTTGCGTTTGTGCAAAACCTCCTGACGTGCCGCCCAGCAACAGCAGCAGGCAGCCCAGAGAAAAGCATCTCATCCGCAACAACCGTTTGCGACAAATACTGCTGGCGCTGCAAAGGTGTTGCGAATTGTCAGAAGCTCGTGTAAACATGTTCTTCGCGCTGTGTTACCGATTCGGCAAATTCAATTTTTTCTTGCTCACGCCTGACGGCTGCCGAATCGACCATTCTTTCATGGTGGCGTCGGATTCAAAGCCTTTGCCATAAAGGGAATCGCCTTTGGCCGTGGTGATGGTGACAAACTCGTCGCTCACAATTTTTTCACGCTGATTCAGCCAGCGTAATTTTTCGGTGCGCAGCGTCGTGCCGCTGTCAGACACGACAATGACGTTACCCAGGGCTTCGACATCGTTGTTGTTCTCGTACAAAATGCCGCGTTCCGAAGTAAGCTTGGAAGAATGCTCGCCCTTTTTGCCGTAAAAATCAACCACGACACCTTCATCAAACAAAACGCGATGCTCTTTCGCGTATTTTGCCATATGGCCGTATTGCACGATGGCAGCCACGCGGCCCGCGCTTGTGACCGTGACTTTGCTATTCCAGCCTTCTTGTTCCGGCCCGTCAAATCCTTTTGAGGTGCTGGCCGTTTGCGGAGAGGATTGACAACCGGCCAGCAAAAGCGTGAAGGCGGCTGGCAACAATACGTTTTTTTTCATTGCAATGATATTCTAAAAAATTGCCGGTTACCGGCTGCCCACGAAGCCGTGCAGGCACAGGCCTCAAACCGGCATTTTCGTTTTCCAGCGTTCATGCATCCACACCCATTGCTCGGGGTGGGCGCGGATAAAACTTTCCACGGCTTTTGAACATCGTTCCACATTTGCAACGCGATCGGCCCGCGCATCACCGGTTTGTTGCAATGGAATCTCCGGCCGGATTTCGACGGTGTGTGAGTAATCGTCATTCATCCAGATCGCGAGCGGCACGATCGGAGCTTGGGTACGCCCGGCAAAAATCACGGGACCGACGGGCGTGTAAGCCGGCTGGCCAAAAAAGTCAACAAACTCGCCTTCGACGCGCGTATCTTGATCAATCAAAATGCCCAACACGCCGCCGGATTTCAGCCAGCGCAACATTTCGCGCGCGGCGCCCGCATGCCGTGGAATGTTGTGATAACCCGCGAGTTTGCGCTCGGCCACCAGAATTTCATCAAGACGCGGATCATAAAGCGCTGTGCCCACCACGGCAAGCGAAAAATGTTGCGCAATGAAGGCCGCCATCAACTCCCAACAACCGAGATGGCCGGTGATGCAAATCGCGCCCTTGCCTTTGGCCAGCGCCGCCTCGAGATGCTCGCGGCCAACGAATGTCACGCAACGGCCGAGGCCATCGTGCAGCAACCGGCGCAGGCGCATGGCCTCGGCGGCATTGCGGCCCAACGCGCGAAAACAGGATTTCGCCAAGCTTACAATCTCAGCTTCACGAAGGTTTTTGCCAAACGCCAGGCGCAAATGCCGCAGCGTTTTTTCACGTTCTTTGCGCAGCACATGAAAAGCGAAAAGTCCCAAGCGATCAAAGAACAACAGCGCGGCTCGTCGCGGCAACCGGTGCATCAGCCACAGCAAAACTCGAATGAACCAATAAATCGCGCCATTTTTGAGGCGTTTCCCAAGCGGCTTCTGGCTCATGGCGATGCTCAAGATGGCAGTGAGATGTTGAAGTGTTGCCTTGCTGCAGATTTGCCATCCGAATTATTCATAATCACGAAGTCTTCGGTCATATTCGAACGGAATTTCCCGTTCATGCTTCTCGTCAAGCAATCCCCGCCTTCAGTAAATCGTGCAAATGCACCATGCCCACCGGGCGATGCTCGGCGTCGACAATGATCATCTGCATAATGTCATGCTCCTCCATGATCTCCAGTACTTTTGCGGCGAGCGTGCCGGCGTGTACGGATTTCGGATCGGGCGTCATGAGCTGCCGCGCTGCCAGATCATGCACGTCTTGTTTGCGCCGCAACAGCCGCCGTAAATCGCCGTCGGTTATTATGCCGGCGAGTTTGCCATTTTCATCTACGACACACGTTGCGCCAAAGCGTTTGCTGGTGATTTCCAAAATGACTTCATCCAGAGAAGCCGCGAGGCCTACCGCCGCAACACGATCACCGGTATACATGACATCATCGATCCGCAACAGCAGCTTGCGCCCCAATGTTCCGCCCGGATGGCGCAGCGCAAAATCGTCTTGTGTGAAGTGGCGCTTTTCTAGCAAGGCGACCGCCAGCGCGTCGCCGAGTGCGAGTGTGGCCGTGGTGCTTGCGGTCGGCGCAAGATCGTGCGGGCAGGCTTCGCGTTTCACACTGATATCTAAGATTACCTCCGCACGCTCCGCAATCGGCGAATGCGGATTGGCGGTCATGACGATGAGAGGAATCTCAAGCCGCTTGAATAACGAGATGAGCAAGTAGAACTCGTGGGTCGTGCCGCTTTTGGAAATGCAAATTACGACATCTCCGGGCATCACCATGCCGAGGTCGCCGTGCGCCGCTTCCGCGGGATGCACGAACATCGCGGCTGTGCCGGTGCTGGACAACGTCGCCGCAATTTTTTGGGCAATAATGCCGCTTTTGCCGATGCCCGAAACGATCACCCGGCCTTTGCAGTCAAAGAGCAAGTTTACTGCCCGTTCGAAGTTGGCGTCGATGCGGCTTTCGAGGGCAGCCACGGCTTCGGCCTCGATGCGGATCACTTCGCGAGCGATATTCAGAAAGGATGACATGAACAATCAAGGATTCGCGCCATTCTGTTGGAATCAGGCGGTATGCAAGCACGGGTTTGAACCGGATATTTTCTCACCGTTTGTGTAGGTGAGAACGCGTTACACTTTGCGCGCCTGCAAAATGCCCGGGGAATGGCTGTAATTATTTTCACCAAAATTTTCGCGAGGCTTCTGCGATCGTCTTTGCCTGTTCCAGCAGCGCTTCGAGCTTGTCAAGCGGCCACTGGCTTGCGGCATCGCATTTGGCTTCTGAAACATTGGGATGCGCTTCAATGAACAGTGCATCACAGCCCGCGGCCACACCGGCGCGCGTGAGCGCCGGCACGAACTGCGGTTTGCCGCCGCGCGGATCCGACGAGGGCAGGCCATACACGCGCACCGAATGCGTGGGATCAAACATCACCGGATAGCCGAGATTGCGCATGGTCACGAGCGCACGCATATCGACCACCAGATTGTGATAACCAAAACAAGCGCCGCGCTCAGTGAGAATCATCTTGGTATTGCCCGCGCGCTCGATTTTTTGAATGACATTACGCATATCGCCGGGGTCGAGAAACTGGCCTTTCTTCACATTGACCACGCGCCCGGTTTTCGCCACAGCGAGCGTGAGCGTCGTT contains:
- a CDS encoding 3-deoxy-8-phosphooctulonate synthase: MTRTIDIGKIKIGGDHPMALICGPCVIEDEKTMMTAAERICAIAEKLGFPLIFKSSYLKDNRSSELSYQGPGLKAGLALLRKIKEQFHVPVLSDIHDAHDAEACAEVLDVIQIPAYLCMQTTLTLAVAKTGRVVNVKKGQFLDPGDMRNVIQKIERAGNTKMILTERGACFGYHNLVVDMRALVTMRNLGYPVMFDPTHSVRVYGLPSSDPRGGKPQFVPALTRAGVAAGCDALFIEAHPNVSEAKCDAASQWPLDKLEALLEQAKTIAEASRKFW
- the rpoN gene encoding RNA polymerase factor sigma-54; its protein translation is MLNLSQKLSQQLRQSPQQVLLSSLLQLPTIMLEQKLRMEIEQNPLLEVVDEMEMETEQEQEDEIEIELEQKEEEPREEALAEVNINEEGEKENPEKDDVDWEAILGDEENYEYRAPRDNSVEVYEQQEASQETLPEHLLTQLHMQRLDDEEITIGEYIIWNINEDGYLACSVELITQNLGMTIEKVEKVLRVIQRFDPVGIAARTLQECLLIQLEEKNPRHELAIKIIKTCFDDFTNKRFEKIAKKLEISLDDIKAAMDEITQLNPKPGEGYFSAQDNAIVPDLTVDRDGDEFRIIQHDSNVPHLRINNRYKDILLKNAKNRQQAREAREFVKKRLESARWLINSIHQRRLTILRVMEAIVQKQRDFFEHGKQYIKPMILKDIADEIGMDISTVSRVTNGKYVQTEHGVFELKYFFSEGLRSDDGDEVSNRRIKQRIQEIINAESPHKPLNDQTIANILKKENFNVARRTVAKYREQMMIPVSRLRRKI
- a CDS encoding KpsF/GutQ family sugar-phosphate isomerase, encoding MSSFLNIAREVIRIEAEAVAALESRIDANFERAVNLLFDCKGRVIVSGIGKSGIIAQKIAATLSSTGTAAMFVHPAEAAHGDLGMVMPGDVVICISKSGTTHEFYLLISLFKRLEIPLIVMTANPHSPIAERAEVILDISVKREACPHDLAPTASTTATLALGDALAVALLEKRHFTQDDFALRHPGGTLGRKLLLRIDDVMYTGDRVAAVGLAASLDEVILEITSKRFGATCVVDENGKLAGIITDGDLRRLLRRKQDVHDLAARQLMTPDPKSVHAGTLAAKVLEIMEEHDIMQMIIVDAEHRPVGMVHLHDLLKAGIA
- the hslV gene encoding ATP-dependent protease subunit HslV: MHATTILGVRHKNSCALAGDGQVTYGDTVLKMSAKKIRRLYKDSVLVGFAGAAADAFALFEKFEERLDKFRGNLSRSAVELAKEWRTDRYLRRLEAQLVVMDKEKTFVISGTGDVIEPDDGIIAIGSGGGYAMASARALARYSNLSARQIVEEAMNIAADICIYTNKNLMIEELNYG
- the lptC gene encoding LPS export ABC transporter periplasmic protein LptC, whose amino-acid sequence is MKKNVLLPAAFTLLLAGCQSSPQTASTSKGFDGPEQEGWNSKVTVTSAGRVAAIVQYGHMAKYAKEHRVLFDEGVVVDFYGKKGEHSSKLTSERGILYENNNDVEALGNVIVVSDSGTTLRTEKLRWLNQREKIVSDEFVTITTAKGDSLYGKGFESDATMKEWSIRQPSGVSKKKLNLPNR
- the lptB gene encoding LPS export ABC transporter ATP-binding protein, producing MLRSERLVKIYNKRRVVNQVSIEVKQGEIVGLLGPNGAGKTTTFYMITGMIRPTEGKIFLEDVEVTAMPMYRRAQLGVGYLSQEPSIFRRLTVEQNILAILETRPMSQRERRQRLSELLEELAISHLAKNYAYTLSGGERRRVEITRALVTNPKFILLDEPFAGVDPIAVEDIQEIVRGLKQRGIGVLITDHNVHETLSITDRAYLLYEGTVLKSGTTEYLANDPEARKLYLGDKFRLDR